AAAAGGCATCATAATGCATGCCTACTCTTACCCACTCCCCACCTAGGCGCCTATTCCTTCCCACTTGCAAGGATGCCTGCCTATTTCTCCCCATCCCCTCCCGGCTTAGAAAAAGACAACAAAAGACAAAAAATAATCAAGGAAGTAGGTGCATGTAACAGTCAAAATAATAGGCAACATGGTCCCTAATTTGCTCCCCACCCCACCGGTGCTTAATAGGCGGATCAGTGTTCATGCAAGTGATTATTAGGTGCCTACTCCATGCCTACGGCATACCATCCACCCTAAGAGTCAAAGAAAGAACAAATGAAATAAGATCATAAGTAATTAGTACTCACCATAAAAATCCTCTtcctctttcttttttgtttcttgttaaaatgaaaatgggGAGATACAAGGCTCTGCACAAATACAGGGGcactaatataattaaaagtctgGGAAAAACTCAGATTATAATGGAAGAAGGACTTAGCTTTATTATAAGACTCCAGCTCTAATACTTTCACGTCTTGTATAATATCTTCATCCCATTGGAGAAGAGGCGACAACAATTCCCAAGACTGTTTGTCATTGTAATTTTTCATAACCCATTTGGGATGGTCATGTTTGtaataactaaataataaaCATTCTTCAATAATCCCCAGCCGGGTTTGCCAAGTGTCACGTTTGTCATGAGCTGGTGTTGGAATTTCTTTAAATTCCCCTTTagataaatgaaaagaaagtatTACTGTATTGTGATTTTGATCACACATCAGCCAGTGAAGTGCCCCATTGCATAAGATACCAGCAGACTTTATACCAAGAACACACCTCAACATTCCTTTACAAGATTTCGTACCATGATCATTTGATTTCAAAGATAACAGATAAAAATGTGTAACATTCTCCGCATATCTGCCTAGAATAACCTTGTAATCATCTGAGGATGAATCATAACCAAAACCATAAAGATTTGGTTTGAAATCAAAATGATAATTGCGGAAGTAGGGGTGTTTCACGAATTTCCGCTCTCTAGTACAGGGATTGAGTACACAAAGTTTAGTATGATCggaattatatatacatacaagacCATTGGAAGAACCAACCAGAATATTTTTCGGATCCTCTTTTATAATGATCCTCGTACGTCCAACGGCATTATTATGTTTCAGATGGAAGTCAACAAAACGAGAACTGGAGATGACAGAATACCACGACTTACAAACGCTCTTGCACTGTATAATATCTCTCACAGCCAATCTAAAGAATATCTTCTCAAGGATATCATCAAACACAACCTCTGCCATCGAAACCTGATCAAATAAATGGTTAGTTATTATCATTATTCCGAATATAAGACATGGCCTCCCACTTTTATTCATAACACTTGTAACTAATATGTTTAggccttgtttttttttacttgataaacttaataattaatcattcagtcaaatttcataattacttaataaacaaaattaaccgtcaattacctatattttacttaataaatatatgcattatttATATACATCCAGTCACTTAATACAcattaatgactaaaaaaataaaCGGGCCCTTAGTGTGACGTGTAATAGTTGCAAAGCCTAAGGACTTAATAAGTTGAAAATATAGTAAATAACCGAATAGCAGTTATAGgtagttgaaaatattctaCGGTGGTGGAAGAACGGTAACAGGAAAAGAAGAGCTTACTTGAAATATAATCGGAAGAGCACGTCGGAGACGGTGGTACACAACCGGAATCAACAAACAACCGGCGGGAGCTGTAGACGGCAATAAGGACACAAATAACTTCAATCATACTCTTGAAGAAGAGGAGGAACAAACCGATTGAAGTAATTGTTCACACAAATCAAAAACCAGTGgaagaaattagggttttttttttttattttttgggggGAAAATTTTGTGGAGCGAAGACCGACACAAAAGACGTTTGGGTTTTAATCTGGAACAACCAGATTATTAAGTGGGCCGATAAATTTTTGGACTCTTATATGTAATCAGATTTCTAACCACGTTACAATTTACTAATTTAGTGATTCACAACACTTTTATTTAATAGATCCGGTTTTTTTTATGGCGCCTGGTATTCTGATCATGATTTTAGTAACCCGACCAGATTATTAATAACAGGAGCTTACTTTTTACTCTATCATATATACCATTATAGATATGGGGGCCCACACTTTTTGGTTGGGATACCAAAAAGTGTGGTTGGGATACCCAtagtgttttttatttatggatttaataattaagaagttAATGCATttagtcaaattttatgttttttttacttaataaacaaaaataactataaattacatatatttatttaataaatacagacattatttatacatccAGTCACTTAATACATTCGGTACTtacgattaaaaaaaaaacacattcaacacttaattactaaaaaaaaacgGACATAGATGCCGTTTGTAAGGACATGGCCTCAAACCCGTAATTTTGATTATATTTGGTCTTAGGCCAATAATTACTTTACGTAATGTGAATTGTGAAAAATTACAAAGTCTATGGATCAAAGATGAGTATCCTTCACGTCGGTCCAACCGAATGGGTATCCGCTGGATCAAGGATATGTATCATCAAACACAACCTCTGTCTGCAATGGATTTTTAAGATCTAATAattaaagttttctttttataatatttcgTAAATCTCCATCGATTTCCCGACTTGATCAGGTTTTAAGTTAACGCGTAAACGTACATGGTACATCACAACTTTCCAGGCCCATGCCCAAAAACAATACATCTTGAAAAACCTTTGTGTTGAATTCGATTTGGGCCCATAattgcaaaaagaaaaagaaaaagttcatCCAttgttaaattttgaaaaacaacactgcaaacaatattgcatttgttcacacttttaggtgagtgtgaacaaattaaaaattttgtcagtAGAAgtttattgaattaaaagtgtatggaaatttTTACATCTAAACGATTGAAAAAACACTATATTTAAAACCATGAATCACAAATGATCGACTGAAATCCATCAAACACGAAATCCATCAAACACAAGCACATCAAGTACATCAAATTAAAGTTGTTATGAAACAACAAATGTCCTGCAAAAAAAGCATCACCACTTTTCTACTCCTGCAAGTACTTGAGCTAATTTTCGATCTCTGTGGCTTTGATCCTTGAACAAATCTATAACATCAAACCGTTGCCTTCTTTGCACCAATTGCCAGATCTTCCTTACTTAACTGAGACAAGAAAATGGAAAGGGAGTTAGTGGATGCCCCGGCCAATTATTACGATAGAAGAAAAAGGATAAATAACAGGCATATGATGTCGGTCTGATTAAACAGCAGAAGATGAAACTCTGACAATCCCATTTGGAGCTGTAAGATATTTTCTTAAGGTCTCGTTagtcattatcatcatctttaACATAATGATTGAAAGTAAGTAGAGTGGAAAGATGTGAAACCACAGTAACATTTAAAATTCATCAGGCTGCAATAAGAAATTCACAGTTAAATATGTACACGATTGGCTCAACAAAGATCAATGATCATGTGTCCCAGTAGGATCAAGAACAATTAAGAAATATGTAATAATCTTTTAATAGAAAGAATTGTTGTATTACACACTTGTTTTTGCCTACCGTACATATTCTATATATACTAGTCGAATGGTTACGAGTGAACCATTGTGACTATTCGGTGGTGGTGTTTGGTGGTAACCGCCACCCTTCTATGGTGGTGTTGATGGTTGTGTCTTTAGGCCAACCATTGCAATCTTTCAAGTATTGTCTAATTACATAATCACACCTTCTAATTACATACTAATATAACTATGCCTATAAGTCTTCGTTTTTAAGTTAGTCGATGGTTAATTCCAACAGATCAATATGCATCAGATATGATGAttgtgtttagaaaatcatatgTTTAGAAAACTAAAGATATTCttgaacaaaaatgaaaatcatttgGAACTGTAAGATATTATCATAAAGTCTCGTTATGATTATCTATTAGAAAACCCGCTCAAATAGAAAAGCTAGAAACTAAGAAGATTTGATGCATTATGCATGCCTACAATGCCTAGTGTGACAGATAATACTAACACAAAGTTACCTTTGGGATTAATATTAGAAGAAAAAGcatcataaattataaacattGCATGCCTACTCCTACCCACTCCCCACCCAGGCGTCTATCCCTCTCCATTTGCAAGGAATGCATGCCTATTTCTCCCCATCCCCTCCACACTTAGAAAAAGACAAAAGACAACAAAAGACAAAATAATAATCAAGGAAGATTGGAAGAAGGTGCATGTAACAGTCAAAACAATCGGCAGCATGGTCCCTAATTCACTCCCAACCCCACCGGCGCCTAATAGGCAGGGCGTGCAGGTGCCTATTAGGTCCCTACTCCATACCTATGGCATACCGTCCACCCTAAGAGGCTAAGAGTCAAAGAAAAAACAGACGAAATAACATCATAAGTAATTAGTACCCACCATAAAAGTCCTCTTTCTCTTTTGTTTCTTGTTGAAATGAAAATGGGGAGATACAAGGCTCTTCACAAATACAGGGGCACTAATATAATTTAAAGTCTTGGACAAACTCGGATGATGATGGAAGGACTTAGCTTCATTATAAGACTCCAGCTTTAATACTTCCACATCTTGTATAATATCCTATCCCATTGGGGAAGAGGCGGCAGCAATTCCCAAGACTGTTTGTCATCGTAGTTTTTCATTAGATGGTCACGATTGGAATAACCACATATGCATAAACATTCTTGAATAATCCCCAACCGGGAATACTCACATCTGTGATGAGCTGGAGTGGGAATTTCTTTGAATTCCTCTTTagataaatgaaaagaaagtatTACTGTATTGTGATTTTGATCACGCATCAGCCAGTGAAGTGATCCATTGCATAAGATACCAGCTAAGCCTGGCAATCCATACCCAAAATAAGATAAGCGGGTCAAATTGGGTAAAATTTAACACTTGTTGGGTTTGATTTGGGTATGGGGAAACAAACGAAACGGGTTTGAGACACAACCCCTTAAATTCAGATTTGTAACCTGTGGGTCGAGCGGGTCTACACTACCACCACAAACGGGTTTGATAAATTTCACTATTTCAAATCCATTGTCTTTTAAATCTTCCTTCCGGCTATAGATTCAACACTGCTTGTTgagtgttgtatatatatatatgtatatatagtgagatataatatatagatatatatatatatatattctatacatatacatatatatatatatatatatagaggaaagttatttttagtacaagggtttaaaaaagtacaaaaagtacaaggtatttcctcttttttcttccttcttccttccatctccgaccaccaccaccaccaccatgatcatctccgaccaccaccatgatcctccgacgacggcgaccatctccggcgagagttacacatgtgtaactaacttacacatatgtaagtacaactttttttttagcattctagggtctaaaatttctaggttttttccttcgcgagacaatcaccaccagccaccatcatctccgaccaccccaaccacggcgccggcgccggcatcaagggcttcgcccgtaccatagcaaaccgtcaccattggatcgccgcccataaaatccatacgattcccatatgcgtcccttgacggttagcttagaacggatgagggcctctggcccgtaccgtatccacccgaaaacgaacctgattctcgccggaaagttaaattacacatgtgtaagttgtagttacacatgtgtaagtctcgccggagatggtcgccgtcgccggaaaatcatggtggtggtcggagatgatcatggtggtggtggtcggagatggaaggaacaagcatgtgtaagttaacttagacatgtactttttgtacttttttaaatgcttatactataaataacccacccctatatatatatatttctacagTAGCAACTAACAAGTGAGGCTATGGAGtataaatgtttgttttcattttcgttTTATGTGTACAGAGAGAATAGAGAAAGATAGAGAAAGTGATAAAAGGATATGGATgaactttattatattttatctttttacactCTTTTATGCGGGggtaatattaatatatactgtAATACTGATATAATTTATCTTCTTTTCaaacttattgttttgtaaTATTGAAGgataataatgtaatattttatagCTAATAAGTAAAGACTTCTATTTAATTATCGGAAACAAGAAATCAGACAAATCTTTTTTGCACatacatggaaaaaaaaaaatttgcggGTAAACCCGCACCCGACCCATACCCAACCCGCTTTGACCCGCACCCATTTGACCCACATCTCCAAAATGACCCGTTTGGACCTGCacccgttttgacccgttacccaaacccggccaacccgcccattttgccaggcCTAATACCAGCATACCCTCTACCAAAAACACATCTTCAATTTCCTTTAAAAGATGTCGTATCATGATCATTTGATTTCAAAGATATCGGATAAAAATGTGTAACATTCTCCGCATATTTGCCTAGAATAACCTTGTAATCACCTGAGGATGAATCATAACCAGAACCATAAAGATCTGGTTTCGGATGACAACAATTATTGTGAAAGTAGGGGTGTTTCACGATTTTCCGCTGTCTAGTACAAGGATTGAGTACACAAAGTTTAGCATTATCAgaattatacgagtatatacaTAGAAGACCATTGGAAGAACCAACCAGTGACTACTATATAGCAGACCATAGAAGACCTTGAAAAAAAATGAGTCGCAAGGTTCATTTTAAAGTACATATAGCATGAAGTACATCAAATTGAAGTTGTTCAGAAACGACAAAAAGAAGATACGATACCAAAGctcaaaagaataaataagtTACATCATATAGCAATGCTCAACAAACTAATATCTTGACACAAAATTGATAACACTGTAAGTAGTTACTGTAATAGTTAAAGGACTCTGCCTTAGCTGAAAATGTCTTGCAGAAAAAGCATTACCAATTTGCTACTTCTGCCTGCAGAAAAAAGCAGAGTACATAAACCAATTCGCTATCTGTGTCTCCTTAATCCAATCTATAGCATCAAACTGTTGCCTTCATTGCACACATTGGCGGACGTTCCTGTCATCAACTGAGAAATGAAAATGGGAAGGAAGTTAGTGGGTGCCCAATTGTTACGATAGAACAAAAGGAAAAGTAACAGGCATATCATGTCTGTCTGATTAAACAGCAGAAACGGAAACTATATGACGACAATCCCATTTGGAACTGTAAGATATTTTCTTAGTCTGGTTagtcattatcatcatctttaAAATAATGATTGAAGGTAAGTAGAATGGAAAGATGTGAAACCAAGCTAAGAATTAAATTTTAGCAGGCTGCAATAAGCAATTCGCATGTAAATGTATACACAATTGAATCAATGATCAATATGCACATATGATGATtgtgtttaaaaaatatatttttagaaaagtAAAGATATTCTTAAACAAAGATGAAAATCATTTGGAAAATCTTATTGGAACTTTTAAGATATTATCTTAAAGTCTCATGATGATCATCTGTTAGAAAATCATCTgttagaagagaaaagaaattatgAAAGGAGAAGATTTGATGCATTATGCATGCTTAGTGAGATCATTAATTGATACTAACACAAACTTACCTTTGTGATCAGTATTAGAAGAAAAATCATGATAATTTATAAACATTGACACCAAATCAGAAAGTAGCAATACGTACATAAATAACTTCTTGTTTATAAATAGTATAAGAGTTAAAGAAAGAACCGATGGAAATAACATCATAAGTAATTAGTACCCACCATGCATAAAAGTCGTCCTCCACTTTCTCTTTTGTATCTTGTTAAAATGACAATGGGGAGATACAAGGCTCTGCACAAATTCCGGGGCACTAATATATTCTGGATTTTCGGACAAATGGATATTATAACGTAAGAAGGTCGTGGCTCGACGATAAGATTTTATCTCTAATACTTTCACGTCTTGTAGGTAGGGGTGTCTCACGATTTTCCGCTCTCTTGTACAGGGATTGAGTACACAAAGTTTAGGGCCGGAATTAAATATGCATACAAGGCCATTGGAAGAACCAACCAGATTATTATACCCATCATCCCCTATACTGATCCTCGTACGTTGAGtggtattattataattatgtttCAGATGGGAGTTGATAAAACCAGAACTAGAGATGACAGAAAACCATGACTTACAAACGCTCTTGCACTGTATAATATCCTTCACTTCCAATCTTAAGAATATCTTCTCAAGGATATCGTCAGGGACAACCTCTGCCATCTGAATATAATTAAGCAAAACAGATGAATTTTGTGATTTTAATCGATAAAACTTTCAGTTCTTAATTTCTCTTCCAACGACTTAATTGGTGGTGATCACGTAATTGGTTTTTATGTTACGGTTTCTAAACCTATATGATATGATAACTCTGCAGGCCCTATAGGACACGGCTTCCAACTTTTATTGGCCCATAATCTATACCAAatccacttttcaactttcaacattcaatttcaacaatgtacacgtAATAATACATGATGTACCATATATCAATGCTtatcaatgcatacaactttctatctcctccataaatcattttattcttctaattctttcaaaatattttatctcaaaaaccgtacatcgataaattataaaagttatatgggtgttcttaaaattttatgctcttttattagagatgtcattcgatatactttcgacgaattttaaaTCTGAGGATGGAGCCcgactaagacatttggctatgacactctttgacatatcacctcttataacctatcacactctatgacctatcaccctcattaTTTTACCGCTGCAACGCatgggtacttgctctcgtttgtaaaaaagaaaaaaaagttttaacacTTGCAGCTCAGCTATACAGCCCATCAGTTAGGCCCACTGGAAAGAGTAGTCGTTGGATCTTTTGTAACGGCCCAATAATTTTATTAGTTCATCACAATATACAACTTTTACAACTATTGTCTAAGTTAATGCATAATTTTGCTgttaaatcaaaagttatggtaAGTAAACTCCTAGCTCAAttgatttggaaggaaaggaAGAGTAGACTATATAAACTGATAAGCAGGCTTAAAGATAATGCGAGGGATCAAATTGAGGATGTGATAAAGTGCAAGTTTCGATTAGATTAAAGTTATGGTAAGTAAACTCCTAGCTCAATGGGTAATGCTTGATGGAGTGGGATAAAGAGGCCTAGAAGTGTATATCTTGATGGAGTTCTACTTCAATTTTTAACGGAGTGCTGGTGGATATGAAGACTGAGCAGTGGATTTGAAAGGCCATTGGTGATGCTGAAAAGATCGTAGCATATAGAATGTTTTACACATAGATTGTGTTAGAattgttattgtatttttaaacaatttttttatagaaatataGAACAGGCTTTGTCCTGCCTGTATTATTGGCTCGAGTCTTGTTAGTGCTAGGCatatcttttagtttttttaaaaaagtgtgAATTATTCGTAAATATCGGGAGGTTTTGCATATGATGTCTTGACCGGGTTCGCTCTAGAGAACACTCTTGCTAAAAACACGCAGTTTTTACAAGTGATATCATCACAAACACAGAGAGTCAAAACAGATTCCCGAGTTCTCGAACCGGGGATCCTTCCAGTTTGAATTATTAATTTccacaatattttattttcaattcgTTTCTGTTTGTTGACTTTGTTCAATTCTCATATATCTAtcactattttcattttatttacacTATTTTCCTTGTATTTATCACTGTTTTATATATTCTTAAGCTAGATTTAGTTCCCGTATTTAtcactattttcattttatttacacTATTTTCCTTGTATTTACACTATTTTCCTTGTTATTCTATCATACTTGACAAATGATTAGGTAAAAAATAAACTAATGGATaactttataactttatatacatCACACTTGCAATAGTTGCGGCCCTTTCGTCTTTCCTTTTCAAGTTATGGCAAAAGAAGAAACAAGAGTTTGAACTTGGTCTTCGTGATTGAGTTGGTTCGATCAAGGTACAAATACTGATGGACTGAATTTCTATATTCATTAGcagaatatatatgaattttttgaTTTGTCGCAACTGTTTGGTCAATAACTACAGTATTTCTTAGTAATGAAAATAAGAAATTGTAAAATAGGATCATGTTATTGCAATTGCATGCTGCTGCTCAGCGTTAaaggtggcaagatgggtgggttgggtaacagttTGAGTTTAAATGGATCAAAATAGACTGGGTTGTTTAAGGTTGACCCACAAACTATGTTTTGTCCCCTAAATCAATAGCTAATGAAGTTTACTTTGCATTCGATGTGTGCTGTGTGCATCAAAAATAGACTTTTTTCGACTTTCAACCCGTTTCCCCTTTAAGATAAAACAGAACTTGCATCGACCCATTTATATCTAAATGACTTGAAACTACCACTGTAACTCAACATCATACGATATAAATAGTTTTTGATAGCATGTTTCAGCTAAACATGACAATTTGTCATCAAAGGAAGTAGAAATTCTTCATGGGTTATGCATGCTGTAGCACTTTATTTTTCCCTCTTTGCTGGTTTATGGGCATAAAAATCATTAATTACCAGCAGGGAGTATTTGGCAATAACATGTGCCTGTCATGACACAGAGGGTAACAGTATAGATACCGCATGATGAGGAGATCTTAAAGTTCTCACTATATCTGGTATAATTTGTATCGATATGACAAAAGTTGTACATACTCATCATTCTTCCTTTGTTCGAGATGTAGTGGttttttcatgttctttcttcCTGTTTATGTTTATTGGTGGATGGAACTGTATGATAATTTCTTAACGTCTCATTATCACCATCAACTTTAATATAACGATTGAAGTAATGAAGGATAGTAATATGTGAAACCGCGCTAAGATTCAGCAATTGGAAATTCTCAAATAAATGCATACACAGTTGGCTCAACTGATTAAGAAAAATGATCAATATGCAGATATGATGACTAAGTTTAGAAGATCATCTGCTAGAAAagataacatattttaaaggAAAAGATTTGATGCATTGTGCATGCTTAGTGAGATCAATAATACTAACACAAACTTACCTTTGGGatcaatatatattacaacaaaaaAGCATCAAATTCATAAACATGGACACCAAATCAGAAAGTAGCAGTAGGTAATTAACTTCTTGTCTATAGTAAGAGTCTCTTGTTAACATGGATAGATACAAGGCTCTGTACAAATAGTGGGGCACCAATAGATATTTGAGCCTCAGACAAAGGCAAATTACGACGGAAGAAGGTCTTGCTTTGATAATAAGACTTCAGCTGTAATACTTTTAAGGTGTGTGCAATAATATCCTTATCCCATCGGGGAAGATGCGGTATCAATTCTCAAGATTGTGTATCATTGTAGTTTTTCATTGCCCATTTGGGTTGGTCACATGAGGATTCATCAAATATACACAAACATTCTTCAACAATCCCCAGCCGGGTATGATCAGTAACCTTGCATCTGTGATCAGCTGGAATGGGAATTTCTTTGAATTCATCTTTagataaatgaaaagaaagtatGTGTTGTACTGGATTCCTGTTTTGATCAGCCATAAGCCAGTGAAGTGCCCCATTACATAAGATACCAGCAGAGTTATAAGCAATAGTAATGTGGAAGTCTCCAACGACTTTACAAACATTTGATTTCAAAGATAACAAGTATAAGCGTATCAAATTCCTCAAAGGTTGACTTACAAGAACCAACCAGATAATCTCTCCATGACGATTCGACAGGGATTCTCCTACTTCCGATAGTAGTTTTATTTTTCCAATAATCGCCTTGCATAATGATCCTCCCAACTAcaggattattattattatgtttcatATGGGAGTTGACAAAAGCAGAACAGGAGATAGATCTGGAGATGCCAGAATACCATGACTTGCAAACGCTCTTGCATAGGACAATATCCTTCACGGCCAGTCTTACGAGTATCTGCTCGAGGATATCATCAAACACGACATCTTCCATCGAACCCTGAGCTTATTAATATAGTTGGTTTATTATTATTCCGAATATATACAAGCAAAGAAGATAGATTTTGTGatcgataaaaaaaatttcttttcttaattTCTCTTTCGACGACTTAATTAGTGATCAGGTGATTGGTTTTTATGTTAATggtttctaaatatatatataataggtaTTTTACTCGCACGATGTGCGGCAAGAAAAAGAATTGTTTAATACATACATGGAAAAAGGTTTTTTAGGGAAAAAATATAGGGTTAAGTGCACcgaaatgtaactaactatggcTGAAATGTTATATGTGCACAATTTCAAGTTTACCTTTATTGTATGCGTGGACTTCCAAAAAGAATGATAAATCTTTTTCagattcattaataaaatttacaaacttaattttttatttatatatatatttttgtaaaactaAGTCATTGAATTGAAAGGATGGAAAGAACTCACATTGTTTTGGATGAATTAGATATAAACTCATTGTGTTGGACAGATTTTTCATAATGGACAGGAAAGATATTGAAGGAAATTGCTaaactaaaaagataaataaatatatacactcaagatttataatatatgtaactATCTTTGCCTACAAAATATGaatctaatattattatttttaaacgaGATATGAGATTTAATGATAAATAATGGATGCAATATATTGATGTCTTTGTATacgttgttttttttaaacttaatatacattggtttttttatttaatatttatttaatagataaatattgttaaaaacaTATGGAGATGTCATGTAGATAAAATCCTACGTGGCAACTTTTTAGCATAAGGCATAACCGTGAATTCAAAGTGTCCATAACGTGTACGAAAGGCCGTCTTGGGAATATCATCTTCATGGACACGTAATTGGTGGTAACCCGACCGCAAATCAATCTTTGAAAAGAATCGAGCACCTTGGAGTCGGTCAAATAAATCATCAATCCTTGGGAGAGGATAACGATTCTTCACTGTGAGTTTGTTTAGTTCACGATAATCGATGCACATACGGAAAGAACCGTCTTTCTTTCTGACAAATAGGACCGGTGCACCCCACGGTGAATGACTAGGGCGGATGAAACCCTTTTCTTGAAGTTCTTTGAGTTGGGCGGCCAACTCTTGCATTTCGGTGAGGGCTAAGCGTTAAGGTGCTTTGGCTACGGGAGAAGCATTTGGAATGAGATCAATACGGAAATCAAGTTCACGAGATGGAGGCAAACCCGGTAAGTCATCCGGGAATACATCCATGAATCTATTAACCACGGGCACGGCTTTCAATTCGATTTTTGTGACattaacattataaatttttccTTCCCATGGTTCGGTTGTCTCGCCTTGAACTACTAACTCAACCCCATCATCTAATGGAATTCTCACCACTCGACTACCACAATCTATGACCGCGTTTATTGCCGACATccaatccattcccacgatCACATCAAAGCTACCGATATCGAAAGGAATCAAGTCTATCAAGAATGGGTGGTCACATAACTCTAAGG
The sequence above is drawn from the Erigeron canadensis isolate Cc75 chromosome 4, C_canadensis_v1, whole genome shotgun sequence genome and encodes:
- the LOC122597434 gene encoding F-box/kelch-repeat protein At3g23880-like, with amino-acid sequence MAEVVPDDILEKIFLRLEVKDIIQCKSVCKSWFSVISSSGFINSHLKHNYNNTTQRTRISIGDDGYNNLVGSSNGLVCIFNSGPKLCVLNPCLAGILCNGSLHWLMRDQNHNTVILSFHLSKEEFKEIPTPAHHRCEYSRLGIIQECLCICGYSNRDHLMKNYDDKQSWELLPPLPQWDRILYKMWKY
- the LOC122597788 gene encoding F-box/kelch-repeat protein At3g23880-like isoform X1, which encodes MAEVVFDDILEKIFFRLAVRDIIQCKSVCKSWYSVISSSRFVDFHLKHNNAVGRTRIIIKEDPKNILVGSSNGLVCIYNSDHTKLCVLNPCTRERKFVKHPYFRNYHFDFKPNLYGFGYDSSSDDYKVILGRYAENVTHFYLLSLKSNDHGTKSCKGMLRCVLGIKSAGILCNGALHWLMCDQNHNTVILSFHLSKGEFKEIPTPAHDKRDTWQTRLGIIEECLLFSYYKHDHPKWVMKNYNDKQSWELLSPLLQWDEDIIQDVKVLELESYNKAKSFFHYNLSFSQTFNYISAPVFVQSLVSPHFHFNKKQKRKRKRIFMLIKEDPPIRAKKATV
- the LOC122597435 gene encoding F-box protein At3g07870-like, coding for MEDVVFDDILEQILVRLAVKDIVLCKSVCKSWYSGISRSISCSAFVNSHMKHNNNNPVVGRIIMQGDYWKNKTTIGSRRIPVESSWRDYLVGSFVGDFHITIAYNSAGILCNGALHWLMADQNRNPVQHILSFHLSKDEFKEIPIPADHRCKVTDHTRLGIVEECLCIFDESSCDQPKWAMKNYNDTQS
- the LOC122597788 gene encoding F-box/kelch-repeat protein At3g23880-like isoform X2 translates to MAEVVFDDILEKIFFRLAVRDIIQCKSVCKSWYSVISSSRFVDFHLKHNNAVGRTRIIIKEDPKNILVGSSNGLVCIYNSDHTKLCVLNPCTRERKFVKHPYFRNYHFDFKPNLYGFGYDSSSDDYKVILGRYAENVTHFYLLSLKSNDHGTKSCKGMLRCVLGIKSAGILCNGALHWLMCDQNHNTVILSFHLSKGEFKEIPTPAHDKRDTWQTRLGIIEECLLFSYYKHDHPKWVMKNYNDKQSWELLSPLLQWDEDIIQDVKVLELESYNKAKSFFHYNLSFSQTFNYISAPVFVQSLVSPHFHFNKKQKRKRKRIFMPGGDGEK